A portion of the Aphanothece sacrum FPU1 genome contains these proteins:
- a CDS encoding alpha/beta fold hydrolase, whose product MIDQTPIRLLAPQLIKKDLPLLIYLPGMDGTGELFYKQIKFLSPFFSIYCLSISRYNRSNWHQLTEEMIKLIEKEIKENNLDKGVYLCGESFGGCLAIKVALAAPKLVEKMILINPASSFNKRPWLSLGVELTQWIPDFVHQNSTLGFLPFLAALNRIERPDRQALLKAMQSVPKEIVSWRISLLRDFQVEQEELKSLTQPILTIASHKDQLLPSVEEGQELVSYFVRGNLTILPHSGHACLLETEVNLGKMLHKHDFLPTQMNYEL is encoded by the coding sequence ATGATTGATCAAACCCCTATTAGGTTACTTGCACCACAACTAATTAAAAAAGATTTACCTTTATTAATTTATTTACCGGGAATGGATGGAACCGGAGAATTATTCTACAAACAAATTAAATTTTTATCTCCATTTTTTTCTATTTATTGTTTATCAATTTCCCGTTATAATCGCAGTAATTGGCATCAATTAACTGAAGAAATGATTAAATTAATCGAAAAAGAAATTAAAGAAAATAATTTAGACAAAGGTGTTTATTTATGTGGAGAATCTTTTGGAGGATGTTTGGCGATAAAAGTAGCTTTAGCTGCTCCTAAATTAGTTGAAAAAATGATTTTAATTAATCCTGCTTCATCCTTTAATAAACGTCCTTGGCTAAGTTTAGGTGTGGAGTTAACTCAATGGATACCTGATTTTGTCCATCAGAATTCAACTCTAGGGTTTTTACCTTTTTTAGCAGCATTAAATAGAATCGAAAGACCAGATAGACAAGCCTTATTAAAAGCCATGCAATCTGTACCTAAAGAAATTGTCAGTTGGCGAATTTCCTTGCTTAGAGATTTTCAAGTCGAGCAAGAAGAATTAAAATCTTTAACTCAACCGATTTTAACCATAGCTAGTCATAAAGATCAATTATTACCATCTGTAGAAGAAGGACAAGAATTAGTAAGTTATTTTGTCAGGGGAAACTTGACAATTTTGCCCCATAGTGGTCATGCTTGCTTATTAGAAACCGAGGTAAATTTAGGGAAAATGTTACATAAACATGATTTTTTACCAACACAAATGAATTATGAATTATGA
- a CDS encoding cytochrome c biogenesis protein, with translation MTASDSSTPTDFLSLWRQAFRYLVKIISDLRLAIILLLIIALFSISGTVIEQAETLPFYQKNYPESPALFGFLTWKVILLVGLNHVYSTWWFLSLLVLLGSSLTACTFNRQFPALKAARRWAFYQQPRQFEKLALSTQLDINTLSSIAPLLEKRGYKIFQENNSLYARKGIIGKIGPIIVHASMLMILGGSIWGALTGFLAQEMIPSGAAFQVKNIIEAGPLSTAQIPTDWGIKVNRFWIDYTPNGNIDQFYSDLSVINNQGQELDRKTIYVNQPLRYKGVTFYQTDWSIYAVKVQINNSPILQIPIAPLNTNGQGKIWGTWIPTKPDLSEGVSLLAKDLQGTMIVYDNKGNLYSAIRPGMAVEINGVRLKIHELIGSTGLQIKADPGIPFVYTGFALLMAGVIMSYVSHSQIWVLQEGDRCYLGGKTNRAQVSFERELLAILDHLLKTC, from the coding sequence ATGACAGCTTCGGATTCATCAACCCCAACAGATTTTTTATCTTTGTGGCGACAAGCATTTCGCTATCTAGTAAAAATAATTTCTGATTTACGTTTAGCTATTATTCTCTTATTAATTATTGCCTTATTTAGTATTAGTGGAACGGTCATTGAACAAGCAGAAACTCTACCATTTTATCAAAAAAACTATCCTGAATCCCCCGCTTTATTTGGCTTTTTAACCTGGAAAGTAATTTTATTAGTTGGCTTAAACCATGTATATAGTACATGGTGGTTTTTATCTTTATTAGTTTTATTAGGAAGTAGTTTAACCGCTTGTACCTTTAACCGTCAATTTCCGGCATTAAAAGCCGCTAGACGATGGGCTTTTTATCAGCAACCTCGTCAATTTGAAAAATTAGCATTAAGCACCCAATTAGATATTAATACATTATCTTCTATTGCTCCTCTCCTAGAAAAGCGAGGTTATAAAATTTTTCAAGAAAACAATAGTCTTTATGCCCGTAAAGGAATCATTGGGAAAATTGGCCCCATTATAGTCCATGCTTCTATGTTAATGATTTTAGGGGGATCAATTTGGGGAGCATTAACCGGATTTTTAGCTCAAGAAATGATTCCTAGTGGTGCTGCTTTTCAGGTAAAAAATATTATCGAAGCTGGCCCCTTATCTACCGCTCAAATCCCTACAGATTGGGGAATTAAAGTTAACAGATTTTGGATTGATTATACTCCTAATGGCAATATTGACCAATTTTATTCTGATCTATCTGTAATTAATAATCAAGGACAAGAATTAGACAGAAAAACTATTTATGTTAATCAACCTTTACGGTATAAAGGTGTGACCTTTTATCAAACAGATTGGTCAATTTATGCCGTTAAAGTTCAAATTAATAATAGTCCTATTCTTCAGATTCCTATTGCCCCTTTAAACACTAATGGACAAGGGAAAATATGGGGAACTTGGATTCCCACAAAACCCGATTTAAGTGAGGGGGTTTCTCTCTTAGCCAAAGACTTACAAGGAACCATGATAGTTTATGATAATAAGGGCAATCTCTACAGTGCCATTCGTCCTGGTATGGCCGTTGAAATTAATGGCGTAAGGTTAAAAATTCACGAATTAATTGGTAGTACTGGACTGCAAATTAAAGCAGATCCAGGTATTCCCTTTGTTTATACCGGGTTTGCTTTATTAATGGCAGGAGTGATCATGAGTTATGTTTCTCATTCCCAAATTTGGGTCTTACAAGAAGGCGATCGCTGTTATTTAGGTGGCAAAACAAACCGGGCCCAAGTAAGTTTTGAGAGAGAATTATTAGCCATCTTAGACCACCTACTAAAAACCTGTTAG
- a CDS encoding RNA-guided endonuclease InsQ/TnpB family protein, whose protein sequence is MWNKWAAACRYCFNQAIAYQKKNGRMGKTKLRNIIMQSNLPEWVKETPCHIRQNAIFDAHQAYTASKDCKFRNCHAPRQTIKFNNSNFAQGKWYPNVTKGLEFESSEPIPLKNAYATQLIKSKSGEWFAVFLNSVEQAENSNNNIISLDPGVRTFLTGFDGQRFIEIGQKDIGKINRLCSYLDDLMSRTSQSKGHQKAIRRKAASKLRTRIKNLVDECHKQTANYLTKNYGMILLPTFETSKMTKKNKRKIRTKTARQMLTWSHYRFKQVLKDKAELNGSKVIDVTEEFTSKTCTKCGHVHQKLGGSKIFKCPECGHTLNRDFNGALGIMLKALSDTTFTIVKDGNAIVAQYSDIPCCTA, encoded by the coding sequence ATGTGGAATAAATGGGCAGCTGCTTGTCGATATTGTTTCAATCAAGCTATTGCTTATCAGAAAAAAAACGGCAGGATGGGTAAAACTAAATTAAGGAATATTATCATGCAGTCAAACCTACCTGAGTGGGTAAAAGAAACACCATGTCATATAAGACAGAATGCTATTTTTGATGCTCACCAGGCTTACACCGCGAGTAAAGATTGTAAGTTTAGAAATTGCCATGCCCCTCGACAAACTATTAAGTTTAATAACAGTAATTTTGCTCAGGGAAAATGGTATCCGAACGTAACAAAAGGGTTAGAGTTTGAATCGTCGGAACCTATCCCCTTAAAAAATGCTTACGCAACCCAGTTAATCAAAAGTAAGTCGGGTGAATGGTTTGCCGTCTTTTTAAACTCCGTTGAGCAAGCCGAAAACTCAAACAATAATATAATTAGTTTAGATCCTGGTGTTAGAACATTTTTAACTGGGTTTGATGGGCAACGGTTTATTGAGATTGGGCAAAAGGATATTGGGAAAATCAATCGACTCTGTTCTTACCTAGATGATTTAATGAGTCGAACAAGCCAATCAAAAGGGCATCAAAAAGCGATTAGGAGAAAAGCCGCTAGTAAATTACGAACTCGGATTAAAAACCTAGTTGATGAATGCCATAAGCAAACAGCAAATTATCTAACTAAAAACTACGGGATGATCTTATTACCAACTTTTGAAACGTCAAAAATGACCAAAAAGAATAAACGAAAAATAAGAACAAAAACCGCCCGTCAGATGTTAACTTGGTCACATTATCGATTTAAGCAAGTATTAAAAGACAAAGCTGAGTTGAATGGCAGTAAAGTTATTGATGTAACTGAAGAATTCACCAGCAAAACTTGTACGAAGTGTGGTCATGTACATCAAAAACTAGGCGGTTCAAAAATCTTTAAATGCCCTGAATGTGGACATACCTTAAATCGAGACTTTAATGGTGCTTTGGGAATCATGCTCAAAGCTTTGTCGGATACGACCTTTACCATTGTCAAAGATGGTAATGCTATTGTTGCACAATACAGTGATATACCGTGTTGTACCGCATAA
- the metG gene encoding methionine--tRNA ligase, which produces MTLDKTNPQKFSLTTPLYYVNDVPHIGSGYTTMIADVIARFERLKGKSVLLITGTDEHGQKIERTAQEKGVTPQEHCDRIVTRFDELWDKLNIKYDRFSRTTAPRHEAIVKEFYQRVWEQGDIYLAQQQGWYCVACEEFKEKRELLENGCCPLHPNKQAEWRDEENYFFRLSQYQEKLEDLYQKNPGFLEPESRRNEILNFIKGGLQDFSISRINVEWGFPIPNDPKHTIYVWFDALLGYITALLEPEQEATLDNALSQWWPINLHLIGKDILRFHAVYWPAMLMSARVSLPQRIFSHGFLTKDGQKMSKSLGNTLNPFDLIERYGSDAIRYYFLKEIDCGRDGDFNETRFVNVLNADLANDLGNLLNRTLGMIKKYCQGEGPQITGENLPLEHPLKAIGLDLSERIIHSYETLRFNQGCEEILALIRASNKFIDEQAPWSLFKQGQQAQVEGILYAVLESVRLSAYLLSPIIPNLSSRIYEQLGFLVDFNQADQVNQIVPFKQHTQWGILAANRVLPNPQPVFAKLELPAEETS; this is translated from the coding sequence ATGACCTTAGATAAGACAAACCCGCAAAAATTCTCTTTAACAACACCCCTGTATTACGTTAACGACGTGCCACATATTGGGAGCGGCTATACTACCATGATAGCCGATGTTATTGCCCGTTTTGAGCGGCTAAAAGGTAAATCAGTGTTGTTAATCACAGGAACCGATGAACATGGCCAGAAAATTGAAAGAACCGCCCAAGAGAAGGGAGTCACGCCCCAAGAGCATTGTGATCGAATTGTAACTCGTTTTGATGAACTCTGGGATAAACTTAACATTAAATATGATAGGTTTAGTCGAACGACTGCCCCTCGTCATGAAGCGATCGTTAAAGAATTTTATCAACGAGTCTGGGAACAGGGAGACATTTATTTAGCACAACAACAGGGATGGTATTGTGTTGCTTGTGAAGAATTTAAAGAAAAACGGGAACTCTTAGAAAATGGATGTTGTCCCCTTCATCCTAATAAACAAGCTGAGTGGCGTGACGAAGAAAATTATTTTTTTAGGCTGTCTCAGTATCAAGAGAAATTAGAGGATTTGTATCAAAAAAATCCTGGGTTTCTCGAACCAGAAAGTCGTCGGAATGAAATCCTTAATTTTATCAAAGGAGGGTTGCAAGATTTTTCCATATCTCGTATTAATGTAGAGTGGGGATTTCCCATCCCCAACGATCCTAAACATACCATTTATGTGTGGTTTGATGCCCTATTAGGGTATATTACGGCCCTTTTGGAACCGGAACAAGAAGCCACATTAGATAACGCTTTATCTCAATGGTGGCCCATCAATTTACATTTAATTGGTAAAGATATTTTACGGTTTCACGCCGTCTACTGGCCAGCCATGTTAATGTCAGCAAGGGTTTCCTTACCACAACGAATTTTTAGTCATGGGTTTCTGACGAAAGATGGGCAAAAAATGAGTAAAAGTTTAGGGAATACATTAAATCCATTTGATTTAATTGAACGTTATGGATCAGATGCTATCCGCTATTATTTCCTAAAAGAGATTGACTGTGGACGGGATGGAGACTTTAACGAAACCCGATTTGTGAACGTGCTGAATGCTGATTTAGCCAATGATTTAGGGAATTTACTCAACCGAACCTTAGGTATGATTAAAAAATACTGTCAGGGAGAAGGCCCCCAAATCACTGGGGAAAACTTACCCTTAGAGCATCCCCTAAAAGCCATTGGGTTAGACTTAAGCGAGCGCATCATCCATAGCTATGAGACCTTGCGCTTTAACCAAGGATGCGAGGAAATTCTAGCATTGATTCGGGCCAGCAATAAATTTATTGATGAACAAGCACCCTGGAGTTTGTTTAAACAAGGACAACAAGCTCAAGTGGAAGGGATTTTATATGCCGTGCTAGAATCAGTTCGCTTATCAGCTTACTTGCTATCTCCCATTATTCCCAATTTAAGTAGCCGTATCTACGAACAACTAGGATTTTTAGTAGATTTTAACCAAGCAGATCAGGTGAATCAAATCGTCCCGTTTAAACAACATACTCAGTGGGGAATTTTAGCCGCCAATAGAGTCTTGCCCAATCCCCAACCAGTTTTTGCGAAATTGGAACTTCCTGCGGAAGAAACCAGCTAA
- a CDS encoding IS607 family transposase, whose protein sequence is MPKYVKPREAAAILGVHIRTLSKWEQESKIQAIKTPSGQRRYDIESYQGKFISSARNTVIYARVSSRGQQEDLARQVKAIKERYPSAEIVSEIAGGLNFKRKKLLALLERVMSGTIGTIVVAHKDRLARFGFDWLNWFCQQFDCTIVVLNETNLSPEAEMVEDILAILHCFSSRLYGLRKYKTQIKKDQDLPHSRTQNNVE, encoded by the coding sequence ATACCTAAGTATGTCAAGCCAAGAGAAGCAGCAGCTATCCTTGGAGTTCATATCAGAACTTTATCCAAGTGGGAACAAGAAAGCAAAATACAAGCAATCAAAACTCCATCAGGACAAAGACGATACGATATTGAGTCCTACCAAGGAAAATTTATTTCATCAGCTAGAAATACCGTTATTTACGCCCGTGTCAGTAGTAGAGGACAACAAGAAGATCTCGCTCGTCAAGTCAAAGCAATCAAAGAAAGATATCCAAGCGCAGAAATTGTTAGCGAGATCGCAGGAGGACTCAACTTCAAAAGAAAAAAACTTCTTGCCTTATTGGAACGAGTTATGTCAGGAACTATCGGAACAATTGTTGTCGCTCACAAAGACAGATTGGCAAGATTTGGGTTCGATTGGCTTAACTGGTTCTGTCAGCAATTTGACTGTACAATCGTGGTTCTCAACGAGACAAACCTTTCTCCAGAAGCAGAAATGGTTGAAGACATCCTTGCTATCCTCCACTGCTTCTCAAGCAGATTGTATGGACTCAGAAAATATAAAACTCAGATCAAGAAAGATCAAGATTTACCCCACTCCAGAACTCAAAATAATGTGGAATAA
- a CDS encoding PEP-CTERM sorting domain-containing protein, with amino-acid sequence MLGAGAAFGFGSFFKCKLGKNNKQNKA; translated from the coding sequence ATGCTTGGTGCTGGTGCTGCTTTTGGTTTCGGTTCTTTCTTCAAGTGTAAACTTGGCAAAAATAATAAACAAAATAAAGCCTAA
- a CDS encoding MerR family DNA-binding transcriptional regulator, which yields MFVPLRKAVEILGFHPNTLRKYADEGKIKSIKNEAGQRLYDVQSYINGFLNL from the coding sequence ATGTTTGTTCCATTACGAAAAGCTGTTGAAATTTTGGGTTTTCATCCCAATACATTAAGAAAATATGCCGACGAAGGAAAAATCAAAAGCATTAAAAATGAAGCTGGACAACGATTGTACGATGTCCAATCCTACATTAATGGGTTCCTGAACCTTTAA
- a CDS encoding PEP-CTERM sorting domain-containing protein: MNKTSIFQKSWLLSVGLMVPALMTLASLPANALDLKGFSRPDDAACAVDFDCATKRGGVSDVFIILNPNGTIFDRIFAFGNEEADNIYYFDPAVVAVNPDEVGDNTTLLEPNGSWSDNFGIFSINGALALGFISDPQANIPPTGSIVYYEEPGSNPYGYILEGGPDSKALTQYYDATFYLHPDLQLDGYIASFQSDTVPEPLTMLGAGAALGFGSFFKRKLGKNNKQNKA, encoded by the coding sequence ATGAACAAGACTTCAATATTTCAAAAATCCTGGCTACTCTCAGTAGGACTGATGGTTCCTGCTTTAATGACCCTCGCTTCCCTGCCTGCTAACGCATTGGATTTGAAGGGATTTTCAAGGCCAGATGATGCAGCTTGTGCAGTTGATTTTGATTGTGCTACGAAAAGAGGTGGTGTGTCGGATGTATTCATCATCCTTAATCCAAATGGAACTATTTTTGATCGCATATTCGCTTTTGGTAACGAAGAAGCCGATAACATTTACTATTTTGATCCAGCAGTAGTTGCAGTCAATCCCGACGAGGTAGGAGACAATACTACTCTGTTAGAACCAAACGGTTCATGGAGTGACAATTTCGGAATATTCTCAATAAATGGGGCCTTGGCTTTAGGTTTTATCTCAGATCCCCAAGCAAACATTCCTCCCACCGGATCTATAGTTTACTATGAAGAACCAGGTTCCAATCCCTATGGTTATATTCTAGAGGGTGGTCCAGATTCTAAAGCATTGACCCAGTATTACGATGCTACATTCTACTTGCATCCTGACTTACAATTGGATGGATACATCGCATCCTTCCAATCTGATACGGTTCCTGAACCTTTAACCATGCTTGGTGCTGGTGCTGCTCTTGGTTTCGGTTCTTTCTTCAAGCGTAAACTCGGCAAAAATAATAAACAAAATAAAGCCTAA
- the secA gene encoding preprotein translocase subunit SecA: MLKTLFGDPNTRKVKKFQPIVADINAIEEDIKILSDAQLKHKTVEFREALDKARNDDELNDILDEILPEAFAVVREAGIRVLGMRHFDVQLLGGMVLHKGQIAEMKTGEGKTLVATLPAYLNGLTSKGVHIVTVNDYLARRDAEWMGQVHRFLGLTVGLIQSGMNPDERKKNYACDITYTTNSELGFDYLRDNMATAMAEVVQRPFNYCIIDEVDSILIDEARTPLIISGQVERPTEKYLKAAEIGRKLIKQESEDEPQDYEVDEKARNVLMTDKGFEKAEQLLKVEDLYDQENPWAHYIFNAIKAKELFVKDVNYIVRNKEVVIVDEFTGRVLPGRRWSDGLHQAIEAKEGVPIQRETQTLATITYQNFFLLYPKLSGMTGTAKTEETELEKVYNLQVTIIPTNRPSKRYDCADVVYKTENAKWQAIASDVEQEHIVGRPILVGTTSVEKSEVLSKLLKERNIPHNLLNARPENVERESEIVAQAGRKGAVTIATNMAGRGTDIILGGNADYMSRLKIREFLMPQIAMPEDDNLMAGMEGNGGSRRPQGFGKETTKKKNWRPSDMNIFPTQLKAETETKLKEAVKVAVEEYGQQSLSELEAEEKIAIAAENAPTDDPAIAKLREIYKQIRQEYEVVTKTEHAEVVELGGLYVTGTERHESRRIDNQLRGRAGRQGDPGSTRFFLSLEDNLLRIFGGDRVAGLMNAFRVEEDMPIESSMLTRSLEGAQKKVETFYYDTRKQVFEYDEVMNNQRRAIYAERRRVLEGLDLKEQVLQYAEKTMDEIVDAYVNPELPPEEWDVGNLVNKVKEFVYLLQDITAKDMDDMTVSEMKIFLHEEVRKAYDIKENEVDRVRPGLMREAERFFILQQIDTLWREHLQSMDALRESIGLRGYGQKDPLIEYKQEGYEMFLEMMIDIRRNVVYSLFQFQPQGQPQTV, encoded by the coding sequence ATGCTTAAAACTCTATTTGGCGATCCCAATACCCGTAAAGTTAAGAAATTCCAACCTATCGTAGCAGATATCAATGCGATCGAGGAAGATATTAAGATATTATCTGATGCACAACTCAAGCATAAGACGGTCGAATTTAGAGAAGCTTTAGACAAAGCCAGAAACGACGACGAATTAAACGATATTTTAGACGAAATTCTCCCGGAAGCGTTCGCTGTAGTCAGAGAAGCAGGTATACGCGTCTTAGGTATGCGACATTTTGATGTACAGTTACTAGGTGGAATGGTACTCCATAAAGGGCAAATTGCGGAAATGAAAACAGGGGAAGGAAAAACCCTGGTAGCAACCCTTCCCGCTTATCTCAATGGTTTAACCTCAAAAGGAGTCCATATCGTCACCGTTAACGACTATTTGGCCCGTCGGGACGCAGAATGGATGGGACAAGTTCATCGTTTCTTAGGGTTAACAGTAGGACTGATTCAGTCAGGAATGAACCCGGATGAACGTAAAAAAAATTATGCTTGTGACATCACTTATACCACTAACAGTGAATTAGGATTTGACTATTTAAGGGATAATATGGCCACGGCTATGGCTGAAGTGGTACAACGTCCCTTTAACTACTGTATTATTGACGAAGTAGACTCAATTCTAATTGACGAAGCCCGTACCCCTCTCATTATCTCAGGACAAGTAGAACGACCCACAGAAAAATATCTCAAAGCTGCCGAAATAGGCAGAAAATTGATAAAACAAGAAAGTGAAGACGAACCACAAGATTATGAAGTTGATGAAAAAGCCCGTAACGTTTTAATGACTGATAAAGGCTTTGAAAAAGCAGAACAATTATTAAAAGTTGAAGACTTATATGATCAAGAAAATCCTTGGGCCCACTATATCTTTAATGCCATAAAAGCTAAAGAATTATTCGTTAAAGATGTCAATTATATTGTTCGTAATAAGGAAGTTGTTATTGTTGATGAATTTACCGGACGGGTACTCCCCGGAAGACGGTGGAGTGATGGACTTCATCAGGCCATAGAAGCTAAAGAAGGAGTTCCTATTCAACGCGAAACCCAAACTTTAGCTACCATTACTTATCAAAATTTCTTTCTGTTGTACCCTAAACTATCGGGAATGACCGGAACGGCTAAAACTGAAGAAACAGAACTTGAAAAAGTTTACAACCTCCAAGTAACAATTATTCCGACAAACCGACCCTCCAAACGTTATGATTGTGCGGATGTGGTCTACAAAACAGAAAACGCTAAGTGGCAAGCGATCGCCTCAGATGTGGAACAAGAACATATCGTAGGTCGTCCCATTCTCGTAGGAACTACCAGTGTAGAAAAATCAGAAGTTCTCTCAAAATTGCTTAAAGAACGAAATATCCCCCATAATCTTCTTAATGCCCGTCCCGAAAACGTGGAACGCGAATCAGAAATTGTGGCCCAAGCGGGACGCAAAGGGGCCGTTACTATTGCCACAAACATGGCAGGACGAGGAACAGATATTATTTTAGGAGGTAACGCAGATTATATGTCCCGTCTGAAAATTCGGGAATTTCTGATGCCTCAAATTGCTATGCCTGAAGATGATAATCTCATGGCAGGAATGGAAGGAAATGGGGGATCTCGTCGTCCTCAAGGGTTTGGCAAAGAAACTACTAAAAAGAAAAACTGGCGGCCCTCGGATATGAATATCTTTCCGACTCAGTTAAAGGCCGAAACAGAAACTAAGCTAAAAGAGGCAGTTAAAGTTGCTGTGGAAGAATATGGACAACAAAGTTTATCTGAACTAGAAGCAGAAGAAAAAATTGCGATCGCGGCGGAAAATGCCCCTACTGATGATCCTGCAATTGCCAAATTACGGGAAATTTATAAGCAAATTCGTCAAGAATATGAAGTCGTTACGAAAACAGAACACGCTGAAGTAGTGGAATTAGGTGGTTTATATGTGACCGGAACAGAACGCCACGAATCTCGACGTATTGACAACCAATTACGAGGAAGGGCAGGAAGACAAGGAGATCCAGGGTCTACTCGCTTCTTTTTGAGTTTAGAAGACAATCTATTACGGATTTTTGGTGGAGATCGCGTGGCCGGTCTAATGAATGCTTTCCGGGTTGAAGAAGATATGCCTATTGAATCATCAATGTTGACTCGTTCTCTAGAAGGGGCCCAGAAAAAAGTCGAAACGTTTTATTATGACACCCGTAAACAGGTGTTTGAATATGATGAAGTGATGAATAATCAACGTCGGGCCATTTATGCAGAACGTCGTCGGGTACTTGAAGGGTTAGATCTCAAAGAACAGGTACTTCAATATGCAGAAAAGACGATGGATGAAATTGTCGATGCTTATGTAAACCCGGAGTTACCCCCTGAAGAATGGGATGTAGGAAACTTGGTTAATAAGGTGAAGGAATTTGTTTATCTGTTGCAAGATATCACGGCCAAAGATATGGATGATATGACGGTTAGTGAGATGAAAATCTTTCTCCATGAAGAAGTTCGTAAGGCCTATGATATCAAAGAAAATGAGGTAGATAGGGTACGACCCGGACTAATGCGAGAAGCAGAAAGATTCTTTATTCTCCAACAAATTGATACCCTTTGGCGTGAACATCTTCAGTCAATGGATGCCTTACGGGAGTCTATTGGGTTACGAGGATATGGACAAAAAGATCCTTTGATTGAATATAAACAAGAGGGTTACGAAATGTTCTTAGAAATGATGATCGATATCCGTCGTAATGTGGTTTATTCCTTGTTCCAATTCCAACCTCAAGGACAACCTCAAACCGTCTAG